The following proteins are encoded in a genomic region of Shinella zoogloeoides:
- a CDS encoding sugar ABC transporter ATP-binding protein produces MVSPTTMAAVRASGAIPNAEYLLSAEGIRKEFPGVVALDDVQFKLKRGTVHALMGENGAGKSTLMKILAGIYTPDQGEVLLKGQKIRLASPLDALENGIAMIHQELNLMPFMTVAENIWIRREPKNRFGFVDHGEMNRKTAALFKRLNIAMDPETQVRDLSVANRQMVEIAKAVSYESDVLIMDEPTSALTEREVEHLFTIIRDLRSQGIGIVYITHKMNELFEIADEFSVFRDGKYIGTHASTDVTRDDIIRMMVGREITQMFPKEEVPIGDVVLSVKNLTLKGVFHDVSFDVRAGEILGLAGLVGSGRSNVAETIFGVTPATSGTISINGKEVAIDSPNTAIKHRMAFLTEDRKDTGCLLILDILENMQIAVLQDKFVKNGFVQEGALSKVCEEMSRKLRVKTPNLSERIENLSGGNQQKVLIGRWLLTNPRILILDEPTRGIDVGAKAEIHRFVTELARDGVAVIMISSEMPEVLGMSDRVMVMHEGRVTGILDRAEATQVRVMELAAQ; encoded by the coding sequence ATGGTCAGCCCGACCACCATGGCCGCGGTTCGTGCAAGCGGCGCCATTCCGAATGCGGAATATCTTCTGTCCGCGGAAGGCATCCGCAAGGAATTCCCCGGCGTCGTCGCGCTCGACGACGTCCAGTTCAAGCTGAAGCGCGGCACCGTGCATGCCCTGATGGGCGAGAACGGCGCCGGCAAATCCACCCTGATGAAGATCCTCGCCGGCATCTACACGCCCGATCAGGGCGAGGTGCTGCTGAAGGGCCAGAAGATCCGGCTCGCATCGCCGCTCGACGCGCTGGAGAATGGCATCGCCATGATCCATCAGGAACTGAACCTGATGCCCTTCATGACGGTCGCGGAAAACATCTGGATCCGCCGCGAGCCGAAGAACCGCTTCGGCTTCGTCGACCACGGCGAGATGAATCGCAAGACGGCCGCCCTCTTCAAGCGTCTCAACATCGCGATGGACCCGGAAACGCAGGTCCGCGACCTTTCCGTCGCCAACCGCCAGATGGTCGAGATCGCCAAAGCCGTCTCCTACGAGAGCGACGTCCTCATCATGGACGAGCCGACTTCGGCCCTGACGGAGCGCGAGGTGGAGCATCTCTTCACCATCATCCGGGACCTGCGCTCGCAGGGCATCGGCATCGTCTACATCACCCACAAGATGAACGAGCTGTTCGAGATCGCCGACGAATTCTCGGTGTTCCGCGACGGCAAGTATATCGGCACCCACGCCTCGACCGACGTGACGCGCGACGACATCATCCGCATGATGGTCGGCCGCGAGATCACCCAGATGTTCCCGAAGGAGGAAGTGCCGATCGGCGACGTCGTCCTGTCGGTGAAGAACCTCACCCTCAAGGGCGTCTTCCACGACGTTTCCTTCGACGTGCGCGCCGGTGAGATCCTCGGCCTCGCCGGCCTCGTCGGCTCGGGCCGCTCGAATGTCGCAGAGACGATCTTCGGCGTGACGCCCGCCACCTCCGGCACGATCTCGATCAACGGCAAGGAAGTCGCGATCGACAGCCCGAACACGGCGATCAAGCATCGCATGGCGTTCCTGACGGAGGACCGCAAGGACACCGGCTGTCTCCTGATCCTCGATATCCTGGAAAACATGCAGATCGCCGTCCTGCAGGACAAGTTCGTCAAGAACGGCTTCGTCCAGGAGGGCGCGCTGAGCAAGGTCTGCGAGGAGATGAGCCGGAAGCTGCGCGTCAAGACGCCGAACCTTTCCGAGCGGATCGAGAACCTTTCGGGCGGCAACCAGCAGAAGGTGCTGATCGGCCGCTGGCTGCTCACCAATCCGCGCATCCTCATCCTCGACGAGCCGACGCGCGGCATCGATGTCGGCGCGAAGGCGGAAATCCACCGCTTCGTCACGGAGCTCGCCCGCGACGGCGTCGCCGTCATCATGATCTCGTCGGAAATGCCGGAAGTGCTCGGCATGAGCGACCGCGTCATGGTCATGCACGAGGGCCGCGTCACCGGCATCCTCGACCGCGCCGAGGCGACGCAGGTCAGGGTGATGGAACTGGCGGCCCAGTGA
- a CDS encoding sugar ABC transporter substrate-binding protein has translation MKKFILGSALAVMMSTAAHAETIGVSMALFDDNFLTVLRNGMSDYAKTLDGVELQIEDAQNDVAKQQSQVQNFIASGVSAIIVNPVDTDATAALSKAAADAGIPLVYVNREPANINELPEKQAFVASNEQESGTLETKEVCRLLNGKGKVVVMMGELSNQAARMRTQDVKDVIATDECKGLEIVEEQTANWSRTQGSDLMTNWLSAGVEFDAVISNNDEMAIGAIQALKAAGRSMDSVVVAGVDATQDALAAMAAGDLDATVFQDAAGQGKGSVDAALKLAKGEKVDTKVYIPFQLVTPANIADFQAKN, from the coding sequence ATGAAAAAATTCATTCTTGGTTCGGCGCTCGCCGTCATGATGTCCACGGCCGCCCATGCCGAAACGATCGGCGTTTCCATGGCGCTGTTCGACGACAACTTCCTGACCGTCCTGCGCAACGGCATGTCCGACTATGCCAAGACGCTCGACGGCGTCGAGCTGCAGATCGAGGACGCCCAGAACGACGTCGCCAAGCAGCAGAGCCAGGTCCAGAACTTCATCGCCTCGGGCGTCAGCGCCATCATCGTGAACCCGGTCGATACCGACGCGACCGCCGCGCTCTCCAAGGCTGCCGCCGATGCCGGCATTCCGCTGGTCTACGTCAACCGCGAGCCGGCCAACATCAACGAACTGCCGGAAAAGCAGGCCTTCGTCGCCTCCAACGAGCAGGAATCCGGCACGCTGGAAACCAAGGAAGTCTGCCGCCTGCTGAACGGCAAGGGCAAGGTCGTCGTCATGATGGGCGAGCTTTCCAACCAGGCCGCCCGCATGCGCACGCAGGACGTCAAGGACGTCATCGCCACCGACGAATGCAAGGGCCTCGAGATCGTCGAGGAGCAGACCGCCAACTGGTCGCGCACGCAGGGCTCGGACCTGATGACCAACTGGCTCTCCGCCGGCGTGGAATTCGATGCCGTCATCTCCAACAATGACGAAATGGCCATCGGCGCGATCCAGGCCCTGAAGGCCGCCGGCCGCTCGATGGACAGCGTCGTTGTCGCCGGTGTCGACGCCACGCAGGACGCGCTCGCCGCCATGGCTGCCGGCGACCTCGACGCCACCGTGTTCCAGGATGCCGCCGGCCAGGGCAAGGGCTCGGTCGACGCCGCGCTGAAGCTCGCCAAGGGCGAGAAGGTGGATACCAAGGTCTATATCCCCTTCCAGCTGGTGACCCCGGCGAACATCGCCGACTTCCAGGCGAAGAACTGA
- a CDS encoding TIM barrel protein, translating into MPPLDFALNHMTAPGLKLDAFFALAVSLGMKAVEIRNDLDGNAILDGTTPAEVKALAERHGVTIISINALQRFNEWTPARAAEAKDLIDYASACGARALVLVPKNDGTGQVDGERQENLRTALTALKPLLDAAGITGLVEPLGFEVCSLRSKREAAEAIRAVGGEATFRLVHDTFHHHLAGEPDLFAGLTGLVHISGVEDPAVSVSDMRDGHRVLVGPKDRLDNAGQIKALLAAGYAGPLSFEPFSPSVHDVADPKAAVAESVAFLRANI; encoded by the coding sequence ATGCCGCCCCTTGATTTCGCCCTCAACCACATGACGGCCCCCGGCCTCAAGCTGGACGCCTTCTTCGCCCTTGCCGTCTCCCTCGGCATGAAGGCGGTGGAGATTCGCAACGACCTCGACGGCAACGCCATCCTCGACGGCACGACGCCGGCCGAGGTGAAGGCGCTCGCCGAGCGCCACGGCGTCACGATCATCTCGATCAACGCGCTCCAGCGCTTCAACGAGTGGACGCCCGCCCGCGCCGCCGAGGCGAAGGACCTCATCGACTATGCCAGCGCCTGCGGCGCCCGCGCGCTGGTGCTCGTGCCGAAGAACGACGGCACCGGCCAGGTCGACGGCGAGCGGCAGGAGAACCTGCGCACCGCTTTGACGGCCCTGAAGCCCCTGCTCGACGCCGCCGGCATCACCGGCCTCGTCGAGCCGCTCGGCTTCGAGGTCTGCTCGCTGCGCTCCAAGCGCGAGGCGGCCGAGGCGATCCGCGCCGTCGGCGGCGAAGCGACGTTCCGCCTGGTGCACGACACGTTCCACCACCACCTTGCCGGCGAGCCCGATCTCTTCGCCGGCCTCACCGGCCTTGTGCACATTTCCGGTGTCGAGGACCCGGCGGTCTCCGTTTCCGACATGCGCGACGGCCACCGCGTCCTCGTCGGCCCGAAGGATCGCCTCGACAATGCCGGCCAGATCAAGGCCCTGCTGGCCGCCGGCTATGCCGGGCCGCTCTCCTTCGAGCCCTTCTCGCCTTCGGTCCACGACGTCGCGGACCCGAAGGCCGCCGTTGCCGAAAGCGTCGCGTTCCTCAGAGCAAATATCTGA